The sequence AAAGGTGGTGACAACCCAGGTCACTCAGAGAAAAGCTTCGGTCTCATCGATATCGATTGTAATGTTAAGTACGTTGCTTGGGACAAAGTCGACACACTCAATGCACTTGGGCTGACACGTGACTGCAATGGCTTTACTGCGAGCTACGGTGGTATCTACGCATCACTTTTGGACGATGTTTTACCACCACCGTTTGCTCCAGTTGAACAGCCTCCAGTGGAGGGTGAATTCAAAGTCCTTGGTGCTGGTCTATTTAGTGGTGCAGGAGCGTTTGCTTGGGAAGATACAGCTTGGGCTGGTGTTGACGAAGAAGGCGTGCTAACCGTGGCTACCTCACCTAGCTCTGCAAAAGATTGGGGATGGGGAGCTCACATTGGTGACGACAGCCGCCGTGATTTTACCGCGGTTAAGACACTCAAATTTGAAATCCGTGGCTTTACTGAGGGTGGTAAGGCACTCGCTGAATTTGGGTTTGGTGTTGGTTTCCAATCCGATACTGGCGGTGAGTGGTCAACCAATCACACGATTCGCTTTAATGAAGGTGAACGTCAGCTAACGACCGAGTGGCAATCATTTGAAGTCGATATCAGTGAGTTCTCTAGTGATCCAAACTTAAGCCAAGTCACCCAGCCGTTTATCGTTAACGGTACCACTAAAGTAGGTCTGACTGATGCGGATATTCAGGTTCGCAATATCTCTTGGTTTGAATAATTGCCCGGGTATGAGTACCCCTCATCAGAAGCAATAACATAAGTCTTACTTCAATTAACGTTAGAACATAACTATCGATAGGCGATGGCAATAATGCCATCGCCACTTTCATTAATCTCTAAGTTCAATTCTGCTTCGACCGTCGTGTCGCAAGTGGTTTTTGTGCTGCCTGAAATACAGGATCAAAGAAATGGTTAACAACAGGCTCTACAGCCTTGGTTTGATGTTGGGTGCTTTAGTTGCTGGTGTTATCGCCCCTAAAGCGCACGCCGGATGGGAGGTTCATTGGATTGATACCTTTGAGGGAGAAGGTGTCAATTGGGATAACTGGACGGCGCAAACACAAGCAAACTACAACAACGAAGTGCAGTGTTACACCGACGATGATGTTAGCGAGTCGCGTAACTATGACGTATCTGATGGTACTTTGAAAATTATCGCCAGAAAGCAAACCAACCAATGTATGACGTTGGGAGGGCAAACCAAAACTTGGACATCAGGTCGGCTTAATAGCAAAGACAAACGAGAGTTTTTGTACGGTCGGATTGAAGCTCGTATTCGCTTTCACGATTTGGAGGGCGGGACATGGCCAGCTTTTTGGATGCTAGAAAATAGAATCGCGGAGCAGCCGGTAAAAGGTGACAACGACAATGTTGGCTGGCCAAACTCCGGTGCCAGCGAAATTGATGTTTGGGAGTGGTTTTCCAATCAGCCACAAAGCTATATCACCAACTTTTTCAATACTGCGGGGTGCGGTGCTGAATATCGCCACCCATACACGAATGGTGCGCAAGATGTCTTGGACTGGCATCGTTATGCCATTGAATGGGATCGCGACTCAATTGCTTTTTTCATCGATGACCAAGAAGTCATTCGCCACGACGTGAGCCATTGTCCACGCTACAAAGAACCTATGTTTGTTCTACTTAATGTCGCCATGGGAGGTATGTTAGGTGGGCAAATTGACCCTAATTTGCAACGTGCCACTATGGAAGTGGACTACATAGCTCATTGTCAGTTGTCAGACTCTAGTGACTATGAACACTGTGATGAAACTACCTCACGCATCGACCCAAATATTGAGATTCCAGAATTACCAACAGCGCCAGCTATTGCCGAAGAAAACGGTGGATCTGCGTCGATGTTGTCGTTATTCGCTTTGTTAACCCTAGCCTCAATCAAAAAATACAAGTCGAGAGCACGAAGGTAAGTCGGTTGCTGCTTACCACTTCTCAAAAGGGCAAGTAGTCAATAGGTCAAATGCTGACTGCATTTGGCCTTAATCACTTTTGATTATCGGAAATTTAGGTTAAACCCAAACTCAAATGTACCTTCTGTCGTTCTTGGCTCTCCCGGACGGACGCGGTGTTGGCCATATCGGTATTTTACATATGGCTCTACATATTTTGGCTTAAAGGTCAGGGTAAAGTCGGCATGAAAAATACTGGGCTCCAAATGTGTTTCGGACATAATACGGTCGTGGTTGAGCGCATAGCTGTAGGTTAGCCAAGTCACCGGGGTGTAGCTTGCTCCCAAGCTTGCTTTCCATTCGCGGTGTGTGCTGAAATTTGGACTCAAAATAGGGAAGTCATCACTCTGAAAGACATTTTTTCGCCACTCATAGGATGTTGAAGCGAAGACTAAAACATTGTGGCTAAGCATACGACCGGCGAAAGCGCCAAGGTTGTAGATGTCGACCAAGTCCGCTCTGCCATATGTAGCGAAGGCTTCTGTATAGGTTTCGCCTAACAACATACCGTAGCCGGCACCTAGCTCAAGGTAGCCCGTTGAATCAACTTCAAACCCGAGATTGATTTCTTCTGTCGCTTGAACCGTACCGGAAAGAGTCCCAACCCAAGTGTCTGCCACTTTTGAGGTTTGAAAACTCATGGTTGGTTCGTAGTAGGACAATTCATGGTGACTGGCCAACGTAGAAAAAGGCAACAACGCCATCGCGGTAGCTATGTATCTCTTCATATTTCTTTCGCTCAAAATAAAAGGAGCCGAATAAATCCGGCTCCTTTGGTTTTATCTAATGATGCTGTCTGTTAAGAGCGACCAACGCGGTCTTTTACTGCTTGCTTGATTTGTTGGCGTTGTTCTTGAGATAGCGATTGCAATTTTTGTCTTACTTCATCGCGGTTGATCTCTGATTTAGGTAAGTGAGCTTTGATGAACGCACTCGCCTCTGAATTCATTTTGACATCTTCCACTTTGCCATTTCGGTCGGTGTACACGTAAACTTCACCGCCGTTGAAGCCGACCAGTTTGATTTCAACACCGGTTGCCGTTTCTTGGCGCTCGATATCTTTAATCACTCGATCATTACCAAAGCCAGGGTCAATCTCGATAGGTTGATCCATTTCTGGAGCATCCCATCCAATGCGGCTAATCACACCGTTATCGATAGTGATCGCAAGGCGACCTTTGCCTGGTACTTTGATCTCAACATAGCCACCATAGTTAATCACTTGGATTTGCTTTACTTCGTAGTCATCGCCAATTCGAACGTTATAAGTACCTGTACCATCGACCACGTCATCTGTTGGAGAGATTTGGCCAACGGTCTCACCATTAAACTTAAGCTCACCGGTTTCGCTATCGATAAACCAAACATCACTTGGACTTACACCGAAATCTGGGTCGGTAACTGGTAAATCGTTACCAGGACGAGGTGGTTGATAATCCGAAATAACCAGACGACCATCAACATTAGTTAGCTTAACTTCACCACCGTTAACACCGTGGAAAATGAAACCGCCGTCTTGTGCTTGAATGCTGCCAACTTCTTGACCGTCAAGGGTAGTCACATCACCCGCCTCAACGAGATAAGTTGTGCCGTTGTGAACAATGTAGCCATTGCCTTCGGTGCCCCCTACAGCAAGTACATTGTGGTTGCCTTCGTCGCCTTCAACCAGCGCAGCGTTGAAAACATCACCTTCATGAACGGTTACGTTGGCGATTCCATCTTGCGGTGCTTGCTCACCGCCATCGTGACTAGAACCATTAGAAGAACAACCTGCTAGGAATGAAGCGGCGATTACTGCACTGATTAATTTAAGTTTCATGGTTATCTCTCAAAATTGTATTGGAACTAAAGGAGGCATCTTGCTTTTTGATTTGGCGTTCCGAGCCGATGAGAGAACTATAAAGAATTTGATGAGGCTGAACTAATGAACAGCCTTTATCATGCAAATGAACTTAAGTTATTAATAAATGGCTATTATTAGCCTGATAACCCAGGGTTATCAGCGGTTAAAATTGTCTTAATAAGCTTATGTAGCCACAAGGTGGTGGTGTTGTTTCGGTTTTTGTAGTGGTAGAAGGCATTGATATCTGTGTCTAAGGCGGCGCTACCGAAGTAGATATCGAGTGAACGTAGCCCCGGGTGTGTGTCGAGGTTTAAAAAGCTAGAGCCTGGGAACATCATATCTGAGTGCTTCACTACGTCGATAATTGCCGAGGGAAGTTCGGATCGAAATACGATCTTAGGATCATGGCCTCGCATACGAATCATCTTTTCCGATATGGATTGATTCGAGTTCCAGTCAGCGGCAATAAGCGTGGCAATTTCAAACTCTACACCGTCATCAATTTCTAGGTAGTCTTTGTCGTACGGGTGCCCAGTACGCAAGTAGCCTTTGAACCGGTCTTCTATGATGCGCTTTTGGATGATTTCCTTTGGTGCATGATTGATGGTGTAGTTTAGCCCTAAATGAATATCGTCGTTGACGATATCTTGAATCGTTGACTTACTCCAGTTAAGTAGCTGAACTTGCACATTAGGCGCTTCTGCCCGGATAGCATTAAACAGTTGGTTGGCGATCCCGGCGAGGAAAAAAGGGGAGATAGCAAGCTTTAAGGTGACATCCAGTTCCGCTGGGTCAAATTCTGCAGAGTGATTGACTGCACTCGCCAAATCATCCATGACAGGGCTTAATGCATCCGCCAATTGGTGTGCTTTTTCGGTAGCACGCAATCCATGATGGGTTTTTACGAACAGCTCATCATCAAAGTGATCACGCAGTCGTTGCAGAGCTTTACTTACGGCGGGCTGTGAGACAAACAGGCGCTCCGCCGCTTTTCGCATATTGCGCTCTTGGTTCAAGATGATGAAGGTTCTTAATAGGTTTAAATCAAGATTTGCGAATAAATCTTTAGCCATAACTGCACCTTGTGATGTCGACTTTGATCTCAATCTTAAAGTCTAATCCATGGCATCGCAAAAAATTGGTAATAAAAACATCAACAAAATGTTTAGAATTCTTTTAATTTACCGATATAGTGATAATTCGTTTGTATTTTATAGAGGTTTAAGGATGAAACTCTCGATATCGAGTAAGCTTCGGATGAGTTATCTGGCGCTTGCAGTACTTTTTATCGTCTCATCTCTGTTTGTGTATCGAAGCGTTGATGGACTGCAAACACAAACACATTCACTATTGCGCTTTGACCTACCAACGGTTGATGCCAGTCGCCAACTTGGCCAGTCATTGCAAACGACGGTTTCTGAGTTAAGAGGCCATATGTTGCTGGTGGGCTCGGAAGAGCAGGTAGAGGTTTCTAAAACCAAGGTGCTGGAACATATTGAACGCGTTGATATTCAGCTTATTAGCTTAGAAGGACTGTTGCCGGAACAAACCTATTTGGCAGTGAGTGAGCGCTGGACATCGATTAAAGAGACCGCGAATAAAATATTAGAGATTGCACAAACCCATGACAACCTCCCAGCGCATGCGCTATTTATCAATGAAGCGGCGCCAATTGCTGAGGTCGCTCTTGATCAAATACAGGGGCTTATCAACGAAGAAGCAGGCCGCGTGGCGGGTGGTGAGCGCAAACGCTTATTTAAACTCTATGCCGACGCCTACAACTCTCTTGCTAACGCACTTTCTGCTCAGCGAGATTATCTTCAGTACGGCAATCAAGACTACCTCGATAAGTACAATGACTTTTTGAAATCACACGCTAAAGTCGTCGAGCAAATCGGCTACAAAACACAGCTATTTAGTAGCAGTGATGAAAGTCTATGGTCTCTGTTTAATGAGATGAAAGGCCTGTATATACCGCTAGCAAAACAAGTGATTGAACTGCGCCAATCACCGAGCTGGAACCAGTCTAATTTCTTGATGGAGTCTGAGTTGCTACCATCGATTCAGCGAGTTGAAAGTGAGCTAGATAATGTGGTTCTTCTTGCTCAACAAAAAGCAAGCGAGACAGAAAATCGCATCGGCTCTAGCGTGAAATCACTGCTGGCAATATTAGCGCTAAGCTGCGTTGCTGTTCTTGGTGTCGCCTTTATCGTTTCCCATTTCTTAGGGCGTCAAATTGGTGGCCGTGTGTCGCTAATTGCTAAGCGTGCGCAGTTGATCGCTGCAGGTGATGTGTCGAGTGCACCACTGACGGTCACTGGCCGCGATGAATTGGCGGATCTTATGGTCTCTATCAACAGCATGAACCAATCACTGTCTAGGTTAGTGGGGCAAGTGTCGCAAAGTGTTGGCGCTGTTGAGGACAAGATGGATGACTTGACCAAACATAGTCGCCAAAGTTTGCAGCAAGTTGAATTGCAGTCGTCAAACCTAGATAACATTGGTCATTCGCTGTCTGAGGTTGCGGTGGGCTCTGAGCAAACCGCAAGCCAGGTTCAGATTTCGTCTTCTGCGCTGGTGGATGCTAAGCAAGAGTTAGCCTCTGGTGAAACCATGCTGACCGAAAACCAC is a genomic window of Vibrio sp. CB1-14 containing:
- a CDS encoding glycoside hydrolase family 16 protein; amino-acid sequence: MVNNRLYSLGLMLGALVAGVIAPKAHAGWEVHWIDTFEGEGVNWDNWTAQTQANYNNEVQCYTDDDVSESRNYDVSDGTLKIIARKQTNQCMTLGGQTKTWTSGRLNSKDKREFLYGRIEARIRFHDLEGGTWPAFWMLENRIAEQPVKGDNDNVGWPNSGASEIDVWEWFSNQPQSYITNFFNTAGCGAEYRHPYTNGAQDVLDWHRYAIEWDRDSIAFFIDDQEVIRHDVSHCPRYKEPMFVLLNVAMGGMLGGQIDPNLQRATMEVDYIAHCQLSDSSDYEHCDETTSRIDPNIEIPELPTAPAIAEENGGSASMLSLFALLTLASIKKYKSRARR
- a CDS encoding LysR family transcriptional regulator is translated as MAKDLFANLDLNLLRTFIILNQERNMRKAAERLFVSQPAVSKALQRLRDHFDDELFVKTHHGLRATEKAHQLADALSPVMDDLASAVNHSAEFDPAELDVTLKLAISPFFLAGIANQLFNAIRAEAPNVQVQLLNWSKSTIQDIVNDDIHLGLNYTINHAPKEIIQKRIIEDRFKGYLRTGHPYDKDYLEIDDGVEFEIATLIAADWNSNQSISEKMIRMRGHDPKIVFRSELPSAIIDVVKHSDMMFPGSSFLNLDTHPGLRSLDIYFGSAALDTDINAFYHYKNRNNTTTLWLHKLIKTILTADNPGLSG
- a CDS encoding HAMP domain-containing methyl-accepting chemotaxis protein; translated protein: MKLSISSKLRMSYLALAVLFIVSSLFVYRSVDGLQTQTHSLLRFDLPTVDASRQLGQSLQTTVSELRGHMLLVGSEEQVEVSKTKVLEHIERVDIQLISLEGLLPEQTYLAVSERWTSIKETANKILEIAQTHDNLPAHALFINEAAPIAEVALDQIQGLINEEAGRVAGGERKRLFKLYADAYNSLANALSAQRDYLQYGNQDYLDKYNDFLKSHAKVVEQIGYKTQLFSSSDESLWSLFNEMKGLYIPLAKQVIELRQSPSWNQSNFLMESELLPSIQRVESELDNVVLLAQQKASETENRIGSSVKSLLAILALSCVAVLGVAFIVSHFLGRQIGGRVSLIAKRAQLIAAGDVSSAPLTVTGRDELADLMVSINSMNQSLSRLVGQVSQSVGAVEDKMDDLTKHSRQSLQQVELQSSNLDNIGHSLSEVAVGSEQTASQVQISSSALVDAKQELASGETMLTENHGNMTDLVSAIQTAQQLVAQLSNESQAIGKVTEVIEGLAEQTNLLALNAAIEAARAGEQGRGFAVVADEVRMLASRTTESTTEINAIVQAIRSSTNKVEEQINEGTSIASDAMEQTHEALGRIQLSAEQVELVNAQMASLAATAEQQANATQTISGLVNDINDSLSAVAGQTRSANEVTEQVTANVGELHQQVANFKV